The Manihot esculenta cultivar AM560-2 chromosome 17, M.esculenta_v8, whole genome shotgun sequence genome contains the following window.
TTCCTGGATTGGATGAAACTCCAAGAAGTAGATTTAGGAGAGCTTCGTCAAGCTCTCActttaaaggaaaaaaatgagAGTTTACTCGTCCAAATCGTAGAGAAAGTCTTCCAACATTTTCAAGACTACGTAGACAAGCGAGCCCAACTTGCTCACAATTATGTCTCTCTCTACTTTGCTCCCAGCTGGAACTCTTCCTTGGAGAATTCCATGCTCTGGTTGGCTGGTTGCAGGCCCTCCAGTTTTATCAGACTCTTATATGCACTCTGCGGCTCAGAGGTGAATTCCCATCTAACAGAATACATCGAGGGTAGAAAAAGAGGGGACCTCGGTGACCTTTCTTCCAACCAGCTTAATATGGTGAATAATTTGCAATCCAAAACTGTGAAGCAGGAAGAGAAATTGACATCCAAGTTGGCGAGTTTGCAAGAGGATCTAGCTGATGAGCCCATATCTATTATCGCCCAGAGGACTCAGACCCAGATCACCGGCGAGCTGAATGAGGAGGTGGAGCGGGCGCTTAAAGATCAAGATGAGGGGATGATGCGTGTTATGAAGGAAGCTGATAATTTGAGGCTAAACACGCTTAAGGAGTTGCTATTTGGGATTTTAACTCCGGTTCAGGCGGTGGAGTATCTAGCTGCATCCAAAAAGCTTCATCTGTGCATGCACGAATGGGGTAAAACAAGAGATCAGATGCATGGTGGAAGATCTAATTATTaggttttatattatattatatataaaaatatatatatacatagaaGGTGTGGCTTGTATAATTTCGTTTAAGCGTGTTTAATTTTGCGAGTTCTTCCtatgtataatataattatttcgtTAATGTAATTTGGTTTTGTTGTTTGTGTTAGAAAGTTTTGCTctacttcctttttttttttttaatgagaatcgagaattgagaaaataaaatatgatagGTCTAAGATTTATTCAGTATTTACTACTAAAATAAATCTGTGAATGCAATTCTATATATGTACATAGAAGGTGTGGCTTATATAATTTCATATATCTGTATTCAGTTTAAGCGTATTTAATTTTGCGAGTTCTTCAtatgtataatataattatttcgtTAATGTAATTTGGTTTTGTTGTTTGTGTTAGAAAGTTTTGTtctactttcttttttttttttattaaacgaGAGAATCGAGaattgagaaaataaaacttGATATGTCTCAGATTTATTCAGTATTTACTACTAAAATAAATCTGTGAATGCAATTTTATATATGTACATAGAAGGTGTGGCTTATATAATTTCATATATCTGTATTCAGTTTAAGCGTATTTAATTTTGCGAGTTCTACCtatgtataatataattatttcgtTAATGTAATTTGGTTTTGTTGTTTGTGTTAGAAAGTTTTgccctactttttttttttttttaaacgagAGAATCgagaattgaaaaaataaaacttgataTGTCTCAGATTTATTCAGTATTTACTACTAAAATAAATCTGTGAATGCAATTCTATATATGTACATAGAAGGTGTGGCTTGTATAATTTCATATATCTGTATTCAGTTTAAGCGTGATTAATTTTGCGAGTTCtatgtataatataattatttcgtTAATGTAATTTGGTTTTGTTGTTTGTGTTAGAAAGTTTTGCcctacttctttttttttaaacgaGAGAATCGAGaattgagaaaataaaacttGATATGTCTCATATTTATTCAGTATTTACTACTAAAATAAATCTGTGAATGCAATTCTATATATGTACATAGAAGGTGTGGCTTGTATGATTTCATATATCTGTATTCAGTTTAAGCGTATTTAATTTTGCGAGTTCTTCCtatgtataatataattatttcgtTAATGTAATTTGGTTTTGTTGTTTGTGTTAGAAAGTTTTGCCCTActtcctttgttttttttttaaacgagAATCGAGAATTGATGAAATAAAACTTGATATGTCTCAAATTTATTCAGTATTTACTACTAAAATAAATCTGTGAATGCAattctatatatgtatatagaaGGTGTGGCTTGTATAATTTCATATATCTGTATTCAGTTTAAACGTGTTTAATTTTGCGAGTTCTTCCtatgtataatataattatttcattaatataatttgattttgTTTGTGTTAGAACGTTTTGCCCTacttcctttttgttttttaatgagaatcgagaattgagaaaataaaacaTGATATTTCTAAGATTTATTCAGTATTTACTACCAAAATAAATTTGTGAAtgcaattctttttattttattttatagatatacacatttattttaatttaattataattcacctctaaattttttttgaaatctaTACCGAttttattagaaatttaaaaaattataattaataatattattgaaaattataaaattatatttttttttataaaaaatcttaTACAATTTCATTTGTTGATAATCACTAAAAacccaaaatattaaaatttcatcttaaattttaaaaatttataaattaaattataaattttaaatgacaAAATGATATGATAATaacatgtaaattttaatagtaaaataacagtaaattacatttaaaataaaatgtaaaatttaagatttaattaaACAATTTGTAAAAATGTGCGAAggatagattttttttattaattttaaaaaataaaacatcaagataattaatataaattaatattaaaaatagaatcttgacataactctaaaaaaatCACTATGATTAAGAATAATATGTTATGCACAATGTTTGTTCTTTTCATAAACTCTATATTCTtatattcatatttattatataaatatctaaaccctaaaccctaaatcaAATTCACTATTAATAATTAGAAGTTTCTATATTCttatattcatatttaaaatatatgtacGAAAACTATTTAcggtatttttatatttttattttattttatttaaaatttggaGTGTACATAattcttttcatttcaaattaaataaaaattaaattattaaaaataaaatgaaaatttgatattataaaattgaaagacATCAGACCAAAgtctattttatttaatagcTTCAGATTctttattaacaaaaaataataattaatacacTAATTgatgtaaaaaaaaaagtgtacaaacctatttatattttaatataaatcttttaatttcagtttaattaattcaatttttatattttaatataattttaattaatctataaatttttaaatttgataatttataggacaatttaataatttaattcacatgctatgtttattattattatttatttatttaattaaccgaaaaaataatatatatattattttataatttaatttaaacgtttaaattttaaataaattaatcaaatatttatattcgggtgtaattttaattaatttttatatatacacacaGAGACTGTGTCTCTTGTGTAATTCGATATATCTGTATTCAGTTTAAGCATGTTTGATTTTGAGAGTTCTTTTTATATGTAATTTAATCATATCGTTAATGTAATTTCATTTTGTTATTTGTGTCAGAGAGTTTTActctatttctatttttttttttatttaaaatacgaattgaaaattgagagagtaaaatttaatatttcttagatttattcaatattcatcactaaattaaatttatgagtcCAATTTTTTTACCTTatcttatatatatacatatttattttaatttaattataattcatcTTTAAATCTTTATTAGAATAtggaatataattttaaatcaaatattagtATTTTATAATCAATAGATGTAATATGGctcttttcataaaaataataataaatagtaaattttcggAATAAATTCAAAGAAAATGATTGGATATGGTTTGAATTAAAATAGGGTTGAAATAaatacaaaaacaaaaacaacatacaattAGTTTTCAAATACAATTAGTGatgaaaatttaacatttttaaaattataaaaattacattttttatataaaaaaaatcctatacaatttaattaacataaaaaaaaattaaaattctaccttaaattttaaaaatttactaattaaattataaatttttaagtgataaaatgatatgatgataataaaattacagtaaattatatttaaaataaaatgtaaaatttaagatttaattgAACAATTTGTAAAAATGTGTGAAGGatagaattttttattaatttataaaaaataaaatatgaagataattaatataaattaatattaaaaatagaatcttgacataactctaaaacaatAACAACATacaattaattttcaaatacaatgatgaaaatttaacatttttaaaattaaaaaattacatttttttataaaaaaaaatcttatacaATTTCATTTAATGATAATCCCTAAAAACCCTAcgcttaaaaaaaatattaaaatttcattttaaattttaaaatttaaaaattaaattataaaaaaaatattttttattaattttaaaaaaataaaatataagataatTATATAAATGTTTGTTCTTTTCATAAACTCTATATTCTTATATTCCTATTTATTATACAAATATCTAAACCCTAAATCTTAAATCAAATTCACttactaatataaataattagaagtttctatttattagggttattattattattaattaattaattgattgaaaaaaaaaattaatatttatattattttatattttaatttaaatatttaaattttaaataaatcaattaaatatttatatttagatgtaattttaattaatttttaaaattaaaattaaatataaataatttaattattaactatgtaatttatatttttaacagtgataaaaattttattttataataatcattataaatattgtataataaatatattatttaatttaaaataacagtatatataaaataattaaaaataatataattatataaaattttcataattattaatacaaaataaattttttaaaactatcaatttcatatttaactGTTTAACTACAGATTTTCAACTAAATTGTAATTAAAATTGTTTTATCTTTTTCGATAAAACAAACGATGATAAGTAAAAGTGATTTTCAacgaaattataattaaaagtgttttatttttttcgatAAAACAAATCGTGTTTTATTATTTTCGATAAAACAAATGATGAATCAGTTAGTCGTTAATCTTTCAACGAGATATTACGTCAGAATTGTTGTTAGTTAATATTTCTGATGGTACTGAATAttcatgtaaaaaataaataacaaaacttcagtaaaaaattttaatccattgaaaattttcattgctgataatttttttaatgtcacttaatattttaataaataaaatactaaCAAATCTAGCATTTAACCATATGCTTTATATACTGttaaaaatgattaattaataaaaattattggcAGACATATCTAAACTTTGTAACCTAAAGTTTTTAATTACACACATTAATTTACAATACACATGATATTatacttataatttattatgctatgttaaaataagtaattatttttatttattataaatgtattgaagtaataaattatgataattGCTCAATTTCTAACATTCAGAttgtaattgaattaaaaaaaaagtttaaattctaataaaattCATTGA
Protein-coding sequences here:
- the LOC110604405 gene encoding protein DELAY OF GERMINATION 1; translated protein: MSSSNDDHNQSERCFLDWMKLQEVDLGELRQALTLKEKNESLLVQIVEKVFQHFQDYVDKRAQLAHNYVSLYFAPSWNSSLENSMLWLAGCRPSSFIRLLYALCGSEVNSHLTEYIEGRKRGDLGDLSSNQLNMVNNLQSKTVKQEEKLTSKLASLQEDLADEPISIIAQRTQTQITGELNEEVERALKDQDEGMMRVMKEADNLRLNTLKELLFGILTPVQAVEYLAASKKLHLCMHEWGKTRDQMHGGRSNY